From one Idiomarina sp. X4 genomic stretch:
- the fusA gene encoding elongation factor G produces the protein MARKTSIERYRNIGICAHVDAGKTTTTERVLFYTGLSHKIGEVHDGAATMDWMEQEQERGITITSAATTCFWQGMDKQFPEHRVNIIDTPGHVDFTIEVERSLRVLDGAVVVLCASSGVQPQTETVWRQANKYEVPRMVFVNKMDRAGADFLSVVDQMKTRLNAVAVPMQLPVGAEDNFRGVVDLIKMKFINWNEEDMGTSFTYEDIPADMVDQCEEYHAELVEAAAEANEELMNKYLEEGELTEAEIKEGLRARTLANEICLVAAGSAFKNKGVQAVLDAVIEYLPSPTEVKPITGILDDESEGVRKSSDDEPFSALAFKIATDPFVGTLTFVRVYSGVLNQGDGVVNPVKNKKERVGRMVQMHSNSREEIKEVRAGDIAALIGLKDVTTGDTLCDPNNKIILERMEFPEPVISVAVEPKTKADQEKMGIALGKLAAEDPSFRVKTDEESGQTIISGMGELHLDIIVDRMKREFKVECNVGQPQVAYREAIRKSVEIEGKFVRQSGGRGQFGHVWLKLEPMTIEEDDDGEDITYEFVNEIVGGVVPKEYIPAVDKGIQEQMEQGVLAGYPVLGVKATLYDGSYHDVDSSEMAFKIAGSMAFKKGAMQADPVLLEPLMKVEVITPEESMGDVVGDLNRRRGLIEGMEEAPGGLKAVNAVVPLSEMFGYATDLRSQTQGRASYSMEFLKYGEAPNNIAEKVMAERNAKG, from the coding sequence GTGGCTCGTAAAACTTCCATTGAGCGCTATCGTAATATCGGTATCTGTGCTCACGTAGACGCTGGTAAGACAACCACAACTGAGCGTGTGTTGTTTTATACTGGCTTGTCTCACAAAATTGGTGAGGTGCACGATGGTGCAGCCACCATGGACTGGATGGAGCAAGAACAAGAGCGTGGTATTACTATCACCTCAGCAGCAACGACCTGTTTCTGGCAGGGCATGGACAAGCAGTTCCCTGAGCATCGTGTCAACATCATCGATACTCCTGGACACGTTGACTTCACAATCGAAGTAGAACGTTCTCTGCGTGTTCTTGACGGTGCTGTCGTTGTATTGTGTGCGTCTTCAGGTGTTCAGCCTCAAACAGAAACTGTTTGGCGTCAAGCGAACAAATATGAAGTACCACGTATGGTATTCGTCAACAAAATGGACCGTGCAGGTGCCGACTTCTTGTCAGTTGTTGATCAGATGAAAACACGCCTGAACGCAGTTGCGGTTCCAATGCAATTGCCAGTAGGCGCGGAAGACAACTTCCGTGGTGTTGTTGACTTGATCAAAATGAAGTTCATCAACTGGAACGAAGAAGACATGGGTACGTCTTTCACTTATGAAGACATCCCTGCTGACATGGTTGATCAGTGTGAAGAATATCACGCAGAGTTGGTTGAAGCTGCGGCTGAAGCTAACGAAGAGCTGATGAACAAATACCTTGAAGAAGGTGAGTTAACAGAAGCTGAAATCAAAGAAGGTCTTCGTGCGCGTACATTGGCGAACGAAATCTGCTTGGTTGCTGCTGGCTCAGCGTTCAAAAACAAAGGTGTTCAAGCCGTACTTGACGCGGTTATCGAGTACTTACCGTCTCCGACGGAAGTTAAGCCAATCACTGGTATTTTGGATGATGAATCAGAAGGTGTGCGTAAGTCATCTGATGATGAACCTTTCTCAGCTTTGGCGTTTAAAATCGCAACCGACCCATTCGTTGGTACCTTAACCTTCGTTCGTGTTTACTCTGGTGTTCTTAATCAAGGTGACGGTGTCGTCAACCCTGTTAAGAATAAGAAAGAACGTGTTGGTCGTATGGTACAGATGCACTCAAACAGTCGTGAAGAAATTAAAGAAGTTCGCGCGGGTGACATTGCTGCACTTATCGGTCTTAAAGACGTGACTACTGGTGACACTCTGTGTGATCCAAACAACAAGATCATTCTTGAGCGTATGGAATTCCCAGAGCCGGTAATCTCGGTTGCTGTTGAACCAAAAACTAAAGCTGACCAAGAAAAAATGGGTATTGCTTTAGGTAAGTTGGCAGCAGAAGATCCGTCGTTCCGTGTTAAAACGGACGAAGAATCTGGCCAAACCATCATCTCAGGTATGGGCGAGCTTCACTTGGATATCATCGTTGACCGTATGAAACGTGAGTTCAAAGTTGAATGTAACGTTGGTCAGCCTCAGGTTGCATACCGTGAAGCTATTCGTAAGTCGGTTGAAATCGAAGGTAAATTCGTACGTCAATCGGGTGGTCGTGGTCAGTTTGGTCACGTATGGCTGAAACTTGAGCCTATGACCATCGAAGAAGACGATGACGGTGAAGATATCACTTACGAATTCGTTAACGAAATCGTTGGTGGTGTGGTACCGAAAGAGTACATCCCAGCTGTAGATAAAGGTATTCAAGAGCAGATGGAACAGGGTGTATTAGCTGGCTACCCAGTATTGGGTGTTAAAGCAACTCTGTATGATGGCTCTTACCACGACGTTGACTCGTCAGAAATGGCGTTTAAAATCGCTGGTAGCATGGCCTTCAAAAAAGGTGCAATGCAGGCGGACCCAGTTCTTTTGGAACCACTAATGAAAGTGGAAGTTATTACTCCAGAAGAGTCTATGGGTGACGTGGTTGGTGACTTAAACCGTCGCCGTGGTCTGATCGAAGGTATGGAAGAAGCACCTGGTGGCTTGAAAGCTGTCAACGCGGTTGTTCCACTGTCTGAAATGTTCGGTTACGCAACTGACTTGCGTTCACAAACTCAGGGTCGTGCATCTTACTCGATGGAGTTCCTGAAGTATGGTGAAGCACCAAACAACATCGCTGAAAAAGTGATGGCTGAGCGTAACGCTAAAGGTTAA
- the rpsG gene encoding 30S ribosomal protein S7: MPRRRVIGQRKILPDPKFGSELLAKFINVVMVDGKKAVAEKIIYGALDILAEKSGKDHLEVFDDALENVRPTVEVKSRRVGGSTYQVPVEVRPVRRNALAMRWLVDAARTRGEKSMSQRLAAEMLDASENKGSAVKKREDVHRMAEANKAFAHYRW, from the coding sequence ATGCCAAGAAGACGCGTCATAGGTCAACGTAAAATCCTGCCGGATCCTAAGTTCGGATCAGAGTTGTTGGCTAAATTTATCAATGTCGTCATGGTTGACGGCAAAAAAGCAGTCGCTGAAAAGATTATCTACGGTGCACTGGACATCCTGGCAGAGAAGTCAGGTAAAGATCATCTGGAAGTTTTTGATGATGCACTAGAAAATGTGCGTCCTACCGTCGAGGTTAAATCTCGTCGCGTTGGTGGTTCTACCTACCAAGTTCCAGTTGAAGTTCGTCCGGTACGTCGTAACGCACTGGCTATGCGCTGGTTAGTTGATGCAGCGCGCACCCGTGGTGAAAAATCAATGTCGCAGCGTCTGGCAGCTGAAATGCTAGATGCATCAGAAAACAAAGGGTCAGCTGTGAAGAAACGTGAAGACGTTCACCGCATGGCTGAAGCAAACAAAGCGTTTGCTCACTATCGCTGGTAA
- a CDS encoding acyl-CoA thioesterase — translation MLSEDFKVRFYETDALGHVNNTVIPGWIETGRLPIFEFFGEMSPETQSLIVARLEVDYLFPIYFGSPVTVNTYVTRMGGSSFDITTEVWQKDKLCAKGKSVLVYFDYQKECSVKLPQDIRERLATITHPEHPLDA, via the coding sequence ATGTTATCGGAAGACTTTAAAGTTCGATTTTATGAAACCGACGCGCTAGGTCACGTAAACAACACGGTCATACCCGGATGGATTGAGACTGGCCGACTGCCTATATTCGAATTTTTCGGTGAAATGTCGCCGGAAACTCAAAGCCTAATTGTGGCGCGACTGGAAGTGGATTATTTGTTTCCCATTTACTTTGGCAGCCCAGTTACGGTAAATACTTACGTCACCAGAATGGGTGGTAGCTCATTTGATATTACCACCGAAGTTTGGCAAAAAGACAAACTGTGCGCTAAAGGTAAGTCAGTGTTAGTTTATTTCGATTATCAGAAGGAGTGTTCAGTGAAGCTACCTCAGGATATACGAGAAAGACTCGCAACGATAACGCATCCGGAGCATCCTCTTGACGCGTGA
- the tuf gene encoding elongation factor Tu: protein MSKEKFERSKPHVNVGTIGHVDHGKTTLTAAITTVLAKVYGGAAKDFAAIDNAPEEKERGITISTSHVEYDTPTRHYAHVDCPGHADYVKNMITGAAQMDGAILVVAATDGPMPQTREHILLSRQVGVPYIVVFMNKCDMVDDEELLELVEMEVRELLSEYDFPGDDLPVIQGSALKALEGDEEWAKKIVELADALDNYIPEPERDIDKPFIMPIEDVFSISGRGTVVTGRVERGIINTGDECEIVGMKDTQKTTVTGVEMFRKLLDEGRAGENIGALLRGTKRDEVERGQVLAKPGTITPHTKFEAEVYVLSKDEGGRHTPFFKGYRPQFYFRTTDVTGAVELPEGVEMVMPGDNLKFVVELIAPIAMDEGLRFAIREGGRTVGAGVVSKILD from the coding sequence ATGTCTAAAGAAAAATTTGAACGTTCGAAGCCGCACGTAAACGTCGGCACCATTGGTCACGTTGACCACGGTAAAACTACACTAACTGCTGCTATCACAACTGTTTTGGCAAAAGTTTATGGTGGTGCGGCGAAAGACTTCGCAGCCATCGATAACGCGCCAGAAGAGAAAGAGCGTGGTATCACTATTTCAACGTCACACGTTGAGTATGACACACCAACTCGCCACTACGCGCACGTAGACTGCCCAGGACACGCTGACTATGTTAAAAACATGATCACCGGTGCTGCCCAGATGGACGGCGCGATTTTGGTCGTAGCGGCCACTGACGGTCCAATGCCACAGACTCGTGAGCACATCCTGCTTTCACGTCAGGTTGGCGTTCCTTACATCGTCGTATTCATGAACAAATGTGACATGGTTGACGATGAAGAGCTGTTAGAGCTGGTAGAAATGGAAGTTCGTGAGTTGTTGTCAGAGTATGACTTCCCGGGCGACGACCTGCCAGTTATCCAGGGCTCAGCACTGAAAGCGCTGGAAGGCGACGAAGAGTGGGCGAAGAAAATTGTTGAGCTAGCAGATGCGCTTGACAACTACATCCCAGAGCCAGAGCGTGACATCGATAAGCCATTCATCATGCCAATCGAAGACGTATTCTCGATTTCAGGTCGTGGTACAGTTGTTACCGGTCGTGTAGAGCGCGGTATCATCAACACAGGCGACGAGTGTGAAATCGTTGGTATGAAAGACACGCAAAAGACGACCGTAACGGGTGTTGAAATGTTCCGTAAGCTGCTTGACGAAGGTCGTGCAGGTGAGAACATCGGCGCATTGTTGCGTGGTACTAAGCGTGACGAAGTTGAGCGTGGTCAGGTATTGGCGAAGCCAGGTACAATTACTCCGCATACTAAGTTCGAAGCGGAAGTTTACGTACTGAGCAAAGACGAAGGTGGCCGTCACACGCCATTCTTCAAAGGCTATCGTCCACAGTTCTACTTCCGTACGACTGACGTAACGGGTGCAGTAGAATTGCCGGAAGGCGTAGAAATGGTTATGCCAGGTGACAACCTGAAATTCGTTGTAGAGCTGATTGCTCCAATCGCAATGGACGAAGGTTTGCGTTTCGCAATCCGTGAAGGTGGTCGTACTGTAGGTGCAGGCGTTGTGTCTAAGATCCTAGACTAA
- a CDS encoding amino acid ABC transporter substrate-binding protein codes for MSRFLLLFAALLYSGFLAAQTKIYVAAYDYPPYFSDILETDLTRELVRRLNEHQSNYEFIIEVIPPSGRYEALSVGGCCDVIFFESPSWGWRNHDVEIETTFPLVRGKERLVTAKKAGRAQSFFNSYEGKRFAGVKGYHYLIAGELKASDELKQEFTVYLADSRITNIRMVLGGRVDLTTVNDELLAALEGSQQIKVENLLLAENTDFQYELHLLVGHSKKIEASTLQRMLSELGRKGEIDRLFRRFNMERFQLYRPSTIR; via the coding sequence TTGAGTCGTTTTTTACTGCTTTTCGCAGCGTTACTCTACAGTGGTTTTTTAGCAGCACAGACAAAGATCTATGTTGCGGCTTACGACTACCCGCCTTATTTTTCCGACATTCTGGAAACGGATTTAACCCGAGAGCTGGTTAGGCGCCTTAATGAGCATCAGAGCAATTATGAATTCATTATCGAGGTGATACCTCCATCAGGGCGTTATGAAGCGCTAAGCGTTGGTGGTTGCTGTGATGTTATATTTTTCGAGTCGCCGAGCTGGGGCTGGCGAAATCACGATGTAGAAATTGAAACAACCTTTCCATTAGTTCGTGGAAAAGAGCGGTTGGTAACGGCTAAGAAAGCTGGTAGAGCACAATCGTTCTTTAACAGCTATGAAGGTAAGCGTTTTGCTGGCGTTAAAGGTTACCATTACTTAATTGCCGGAGAACTGAAAGCATCTGACGAACTCAAGCAAGAGTTTACGGTTTATCTCGCCGACTCCAGAATAACGAATATTCGAATGGTTCTAGGTGGTCGAGTTGACTTAACCACGGTTAATGACGAGTTATTGGCGGCGTTGGAAGGTTCTCAGCAAATTAAAGTGGAGAACCTATTGCTGGCCGAGAATACAGATTTTCAGTACGAACTTCACTTACTGGTTGGGCATTCAAAAAAAATTGAAGCATCAACCTTACAGCGGATGTTGAGTGAATTAGGCCGTAAGGGCGAAATTGATCGGCTTTTCCGACGCTTTAATATGGAACGATTCCAGCTATATCGCCCGTCGACAATTCGCTAG
- the ssb gene encoding single-stranded DNA-binding protein codes for MASRGVNKVILIGNLGADPEVRYTQNSTAIANLSIATSETWKDKQTGEPREQTEWHRCVAYRRLAEIAGEYLKKGSKVYVEGRLQTRKWTGQDNVERYTTEIVINEMQMLDSRGGPQGGPQGGPPQGQSYGGGQQGGYGGQQQRPAPQPSQQNQQPQQKPAEPAPFSPDTDFDDDIPF; via the coding sequence ATGGCCAGCCGCGGTGTGAATAAAGTAATTCTAATTGGTAACCTGGGTGCGGACCCGGAAGTGCGTTATACCCAGAACAGCACAGCGATAGCCAACCTATCTATTGCGACCAGTGAAACCTGGAAAGACAAGCAGACCGGTGAGCCAAGAGAGCAAACCGAGTGGCACCGTTGTGTGGCGTATCGTCGTCTGGCGGAAATTGCGGGTGAATACCTGAAAAAAGGCTCTAAAGTGTATGTCGAAGGACGTTTGCAAACGCGCAAATGGACGGGGCAGGACAATGTAGAGCGCTATACCACCGAAATTGTGATTAATGAAATGCAAATGCTCGATTCTCGTGGTGGCCCTCAAGGTGGCCCACAGGGCGGGCCTCCGCAAGGCCAAAGTTATGGTGGCGGACAACAAGGCGGGTACGGCGGTCAGCAACAACGCCCGGCACCACAACCGTCTCAACAGAACCAACAGCCTCAGCAGAAGCCTGCTGAACCAGCACCGTTTTCACCGGATACGGATTTTGACGACGATATTCCCTTCTAG
- the uvrA gene encoding excinuclease ABC subunit UvrA, whose product MENIEVRGARTHNLKNFNLTIPRDKLIVITGLSGSGKSSLAFDTLYAEGQRRYVESLSAYARQFLSLMEKPDVDSIEGLSPAISIEQKSTSHNPRSTVGTITEIYDYLRLMYARVGEPRCPTHDVALAAQTVSQMVDKVLDAPEGEKRMLLAPIIQNRKGEHLKVLEKLALQGFIRARIDGEICDLSDPPPLELQKKHTIEVVVDRFKVREGLEQRLAESFETALELSGGTALVAPMEGDGDTLVFSANFACPHCGYSMQELEPRLFSFNNPAGACTTCDGLGVEQFFDPKKVVVNDEISLTGGAIRGWDKRNFYYYQMLQSLAKHYGFKLSEPFKDLPEDIRNIILFGSGKEEIKFTYMNDRGDKVVREHAFEGIIPNMQRRYRETESQAVREELSKYVATQPCKSCHGTRLRTEARHVFINNVTLPEVVEQSIGDAMAFFQQLDLEGQRAQIAEKILKEINDRLRFLVNVGLNYLSLSRSAETLSGGEAQRIRLASQIGAGLVGVMYVLDEPSIGLHQRDNERLLNTLTHLRDLGNTVIVVEHDEDAIRQSDHVIDIGPGAGVHGGEIIAQGNVDDIIASKDSLTGDYLSGRKLIDVPAERHKPDDRQLVIKGASGNNLKDVTMTLPLGVMTCVTGVSGSGKSTLVNDTLFKIAHRELNGATADVPSPYQSVDGFQYLDKVVDIDQSPIGRTPRSNPATYTGIFTPIRELFAGVPEARARGYKPGRFSFNVRGGRCEACQGDGVIKVEMHFLPDVYVPCDICKGKRYNRETLEIQYKGKNIHEVLEMTIEDAREFFDPIPAIARKLQTLMDVGLSYVRLGQSATTLSGGEAQRVKLSRELSKRDTGKTLYILDEPTTGLHFHDIKQLLAVIHRLRDHGNTVVVIEHNLDVIKTADWIIDLGPEGGSGGGEILCEGTPEAICENKQSHTARFLKPMLK is encoded by the coding sequence ATGGAAAACATTGAAGTACGCGGTGCGCGCACGCACAACCTGAAAAATTTCAATCTGACGATACCCCGTGACAAACTCATTGTCATTACCGGCTTATCCGGTTCAGGCAAGTCATCGTTAGCTTTTGATACGCTCTATGCTGAGGGGCAGCGTCGGTACGTTGAGTCATTATCGGCCTACGCTCGCCAGTTCTTGTCACTGATGGAAAAGCCCGACGTTGACAGCATAGAAGGTCTGTCTCCCGCAATTTCAATTGAGCAAAAGTCGACGTCTCACAACCCTCGTTCCACGGTCGGTACCATTACCGAAATTTATGACTACCTGCGCCTAATGTACGCACGTGTTGGTGAGCCCCGCTGCCCAACACATGATGTTGCTTTGGCTGCACAAACCGTATCGCAAATGGTCGACAAAGTGCTTGATGCGCCAGAAGGCGAGAAGCGCATGTTATTGGCACCCATTATTCAAAACCGCAAGGGCGAGCATTTAAAGGTTTTAGAAAAATTAGCGCTGCAGGGATTTATTCGTGCACGTATTGACGGTGAAATTTGTGACTTAAGTGATCCTCCGCCATTAGAACTGCAGAAAAAGCACACCATTGAAGTGGTTGTTGACCGTTTTAAGGTTCGCGAAGGTTTAGAGCAACGCTTAGCCGAGTCTTTTGAAACCGCTTTAGAGTTAAGTGGAGGTACTGCGCTGGTTGCTCCTATGGAAGGCGACGGAGACACCTTAGTGTTCTCAGCAAACTTCGCCTGTCCGCATTGTGGATACAGCATGCAGGAGTTGGAACCCCGCCTGTTCTCATTCAATAACCCAGCGGGGGCATGTACCACTTGCGACGGTTTAGGTGTTGAGCAGTTTTTTGACCCCAAAAAGGTGGTTGTTAACGACGAGATTTCCTTAACCGGTGGTGCTATTCGTGGCTGGGACAAACGTAACTTTTATTACTACCAAATGCTGCAGTCACTGGCTAAGCATTATGGATTTAAGCTGTCTGAGCCATTTAAAGACTTACCGGAAGATATTCGGAATATCATTCTGTTCGGCAGCGGAAAGGAAGAAATAAAATTTACTTATATGAATGACCGCGGCGATAAAGTCGTTCGCGAACATGCTTTCGAAGGTATTATTCCAAACATGCAGCGCCGCTATCGCGAAACCGAATCTCAAGCGGTTCGTGAAGAGCTGTCAAAGTACGTGGCCACGCAACCTTGTAAAAGTTGTCACGGTACTCGCCTGCGCACCGAAGCACGCCACGTATTCATTAACAATGTCACCTTACCGGAAGTTGTCGAACAGTCTATTGGCGACGCCATGGCTTTCTTCCAGCAATTAGACTTGGAAGGTCAGCGTGCTCAGATAGCCGAAAAAATACTGAAAGAAATTAACGACCGCCTGCGCTTTTTGGTGAACGTAGGCCTTAATTACCTGAGCTTGTCACGCAGTGCGGAAACCTTGTCCGGCGGCGAAGCTCAGCGGATTCGCCTGGCCAGCCAAATTGGTGCCGGCTTAGTTGGTGTTATGTACGTTCTCGATGAGCCAAGCATTGGTTTGCACCAGCGTGACAACGAACGGCTATTAAATACCCTCACCCACTTACGTGATCTGGGCAATACCGTTATTGTGGTGGAACACGACGAGGACGCAATCCGTCAGTCCGATCATGTCATTGATATAGGTCCAGGCGCCGGTGTTCATGGTGGTGAGATTATCGCTCAGGGCAACGTCGACGATATTATAGCAAGTAAAGACTCACTAACCGGTGACTACCTGTCAGGACGTAAGTTGATTGATGTGCCTGCTGAGCGACATAAGCCAGATGACCGTCAGTTGGTGATAAAAGGTGCTAGTGGTAATAACCTAAAAGACGTCACCATGACGTTGCCGCTGGGCGTTATGACGTGTGTGACTGGGGTCTCGGGCTCAGGTAAGTCAACACTGGTCAATGACACCTTATTTAAAATTGCGCACCGGGAACTAAATGGTGCGACAGCCGATGTGCCGTCGCCTTATCAAAGCGTCGACGGTTTCCAGTATTTGGATAAGGTTGTTGATATCGACCAAAGCCCGATAGGCCGAACGCCGCGGTCAAACCCGGCAACCTATACCGGTATATTCACCCCCATTCGGGAACTTTTCGCCGGTGTTCCCGAAGCACGAGCGCGTGGCTATAAACCTGGCCGCTTTAGCTTTAACGTGCGCGGTGGCCGCTGTGAAGCATGTCAGGGTGATGGCGTTATTAAAGTTGAAATGCACTTCCTGCCAGATGTCTATGTACCTTGCGATATTTGTAAGGGCAAACGTTACAACCGTGAGACGCTGGAAATTCAGTACAAAGGCAAAAACATCCATGAAGTGCTGGAAATGACGATTGAAGACGCACGTGAGTTCTTCGACCCAATTCCAGCCATTGCACGTAAGCTGCAAACGCTGATGGATGTCGGGTTATCCTACGTTCGCTTAGGCCAATCAGCAACCACGCTCTCAGGCGGCGAGGCACAACGTGTTAAGCTGTCCCGCGAGCTGTCCAAGCGCGACACCGGTAAGACACTGTATATTTTGGACGAGCCAACGACTGGTCTGCATTTCCACGATATAAAACAATTACTGGCCGTGATTCATCGCCTGCGCGATCATGGCAATACCGTTGTTGTTATTGAGCATAACTTAGATGTTATTAAGACAGCCGATTGGATTATTGACCTTGGTCCTGAAGGCGGTTCCGGCGGCGGCGAGATACTCTGCGAGGGTACACCGGAAGCCATTTGTGAGAACAAACAATCGCATACGGCCCGTTTCTTGAAGCCGATGCTAAAATAA
- the glsA gene encoding glutaminase A gives MTRDIVSGGQHIHAPDDLTRLLQDIYEQAMTIKTGKVADYIPALAAVDPEQCALTLATLDGETFTVGDTQTQFSIQSVSKIFGLMLAMERLGDELWDRVKMEPSGQAFNSIVQLEWEKGIPRNPMINAGAILISDVLVSHYSASKNAVLSLVRSLCGNETVYADHEVHESEKDHGHRNAALAHLMKSFGNIDSDVEELLDHYFWQCALSMSCENLARSFTFLANDGVCPFSKKQIMSKRDSQRINALLSTSGMYDQSGEFAFTVGVPAKSGVGGGIVAVVPDFGVISAWSPRLNEFGNSARGMFMVREVANKLGLSVY, from the coding sequence TTGACGCGTGATATTGTCAGTGGCGGGCAGCATATACATGCTCCTGACGACTTAACCCGCCTGTTACAGGATATTTACGAGCAGGCGATGACAATAAAAACCGGCAAGGTTGCGGATTATATTCCCGCCCTTGCTGCGGTTGACCCTGAGCAGTGCGCACTGACGTTGGCAACACTTGACGGTGAGACCTTCACCGTTGGCGACACGCAAACCCAATTTTCCATTCAGTCAGTTTCAAAAATTTTCGGTCTTATGCTAGCCATGGAGCGTCTCGGAGACGAATTATGGGACCGTGTCAAAATGGAGCCTTCGGGTCAGGCTTTTAATTCAATTGTTCAGCTTGAATGGGAAAAAGGCATACCTCGTAACCCGATGATTAACGCTGGTGCTATTTTGATCAGCGATGTCCTTGTTAGTCATTACTCGGCAAGTAAAAATGCGGTTCTAAGCTTGGTACGCAGTCTTTGTGGCAATGAAACCGTGTACGCTGACCATGAAGTTCATGAATCAGAGAAAGATCACGGACACCGCAACGCGGCATTAGCCCACTTAATGAAAAGCTTCGGCAACATCGATTCTGACGTTGAAGAGTTGCTCGATCACTACTTCTGGCAGTGCGCGCTTTCTATGTCGTGCGAAAACTTGGCTCGGTCGTTTACGTTTTTGGCAAATGACGGGGTTTGCCCGTTCTCGAAAAAGCAAATTATGTCCAAACGTGATTCACAACGCATTAATGCACTTCTTTCCACCAGTGGTATGTATGACCAAAGCGGCGAGTTCGCGTTTACCGTTGGCGTACCGGCAAAAAGCGGAGTCGGTGGTGGCATTGTTGCTGTAGTACCGGATTTCGGCGTGATTTCTGCCTGGAGCCCTCGTTTAAACGAGTTTGGAAACAGTGCTCGCGGAATGTTTATGGTACGGGAAGTTGCCAATAAACTGGGCTTAAGTGTTTACTAA
- a CDS encoding MFS transporter, translating to MTQHSLNKTERKAAFSLASVFGIRMLGLFLIMPVLAVYAQAYPDYSPLLVGVALGAYGLTQAILQIPLGMASDRVGRKPIIIGGLVVFVLGSIVAALADSLVMVSVGRALQGVGAIAAAILALAADLSRDEQRPKVMAIIGMCIGLAFAVSLVVGPLLGGVIGLSGLFWFTAATGVLGILVLVMSVPDVVTTSARRESLPVASELKKLLKHKQLWCLNIGIFVLHAILTAWFVTIPTQLQSAGFESQTHAWFYLPTLAASVVLMVPMIIRSSRNNSSVQWLRASIAILILSLAAVFYAGESAVWLVAALVVFFTGFNFIEASLPSLLTRIAPAGSKGSASGIYSTSQFLGAFIGGSAGGWVLQNYQTSGIVIFCLILLLCWLVISFIMKNPDSVTSLSVSTPNLTKDKAVSLSEQLLTVAGVKEARWVEDDQATYLKVDKKAYDEKAVNELLNALRTGE from the coding sequence ATGACGCAACACTCGCTCAATAAGACTGAACGAAAAGCCGCTTTCTCACTGGCGTCTGTATTTGGTATACGGATGTTAGGGCTGTTTTTGATCATGCCGGTATTGGCGGTTTACGCACAAGCCTATCCTGACTATTCACCGCTTTTGGTCGGTGTCGCGTTAGGGGCTTACGGACTCACTCAGGCAATTTTGCAAATTCCGTTAGGTATGGCGTCTGACCGTGTTGGCCGAAAACCTATTATTATTGGTGGTTTAGTTGTGTTCGTGCTGGGGAGTATTGTCGCAGCATTAGCAGATAGCCTGGTAATGGTGAGCGTCGGTCGCGCACTTCAGGGGGTTGGTGCGATAGCCGCCGCAATACTGGCATTAGCAGCCGACCTCTCGCGTGACGAGCAGCGTCCGAAAGTTATGGCGATTATTGGTATGTGCATTGGCTTGGCATTTGCTGTTTCGTTAGTTGTTGGACCTTTATTAGGCGGTGTAATTGGTTTGTCGGGATTGTTCTGGTTTACCGCTGCTACCGGCGTATTAGGTATATTGGTGCTTGTTATGAGCGTGCCTGATGTGGTCACAACATCCGCTCGGCGAGAATCTTTGCCGGTCGCTTCGGAATTGAAAAAACTACTGAAGCATAAACAACTTTGGTGCCTGAATATCGGTATTTTTGTACTTCATGCCATTTTAACTGCCTGGTTTGTGACTATTCCCACTCAACTGCAAAGTGCGGGGTTTGAGAGTCAAACACACGCTTGGTTTTATTTGCCAACACTGGCGGCGTCAGTTGTATTGATGGTGCCAATGATTATTCGAAGTTCGCGCAATAACAGTTCAGTCCAATGGTTGCGTGCGTCTATCGCTATTTTAATTTTGTCATTGGCTGCGGTGTTTTATGCTGGTGAATCAGCCGTTTGGTTGGTCGCGGCGTTGGTGGTTTTCTTCACTGGCTTTAATTTTATTGAAGCCAGCTTGCCGTCGCTACTAACACGTATAGCGCCTGCCGGCAGTAAAGGCAGTGCGAGTGGTATTTATTCAACCAGTCAGTTTTTAGGCGCGTTTATTGGCGGTAGTGCCGGTGGTTGGGTCTTACAAAACTATCAGACATCGGGCATTGTGATATTCTGTTTGATCTTGCTACTATGTTGGTTGGTTATCAGCTTCATAATGAAGAACCCAGACAGTGTCACCAGCTTGTCAGTATCAACGCCAAACCTTACGAAAGACAAAGCCGTAAGCCTAAGTGAGCAGTTACTAACCGTTGCTGGTGTAAAAGAGGCGCGCTGGGTCGAAGACGACCAGGCAACGTATTTAAAAGTGGATAAAAAAGCGTACGACGAAAAGGCAGTTAATGAACTGCTGAACGCATTAAGAACAGGAGAGTAA